One Candidatus Zixiibacteriota bacterium DNA window includes the following coding sequences:
- the lipA gene encoding lipoyl synthase — MKIKRERLPLWLKVKPPLRENYRKVKSLLSSLELHTVCQEANCPNIGTCFEEKTATFLILGRICTRGCSFCDVDRGVPLPLDVSEPLHISEAVRKLGLEYVVITSVTRDDLKDGGASHFARVIKILRESNPGCKVEVLIPDFKGDFESLKIVLKEKPFVLNHNLETIKRFYPIVRKGANYQRSLNLLKKSKGYDSSILTKSGIIIGIGEEHEEIIELMQDLKDIKCDLLTIGQYLSPSDKHLPVAKYYPPEDFEKLKKIGEGMGFMKVESGPLVRSSYHAGKTVYRLKS; from the coding sequence ATGAAAATCAAAAGAGAAAGACTTCCTCTCTGGCTAAAGGTTAAACCTCCGTTACGAGAAAATTACAGAAAAGTCAAGTCTCTTTTATCCTCGCTTGAACTGCATACGGTCTGTCAGGAGGCGAACTGCCCGAATATCGGGACCTGTTTTGAGGAAAAAACTGCGACTTTTTTGATCTTAGGCAGAATTTGCACCCGTGGATGTAGTTTCTGTGATGTGGATAGAGGAGTCCCGTTACCTTTAGATGTCTCAGAACCTCTGCACATTTCTGAGGCGGTAAGAAAATTGGGTCTGGAGTACGTGGTGATAACCTCAGTAACCAGGGATGATTTAAAAGATGGGGGTGCTTCGCATTTTGCCAGGGTGATAAAAATACTAAGGGAGTCAAATCCAGGGTGCAAGGTTGAAGTTTTGATTCCAGACTTTAAGGGTGATTTTGAGTCTTTGAAGATTGTGCTCAAGGAAAAGCCTTTTGTTCTGAATCACAACCTGGAAACAATAAAAAGATTTTACCCCATAGTAAGAAAAGGGGCGAATTATCAAAGGTCTCTGAACTTGCTTAAAAAATCGAAGGGGTATGACAGCTCCATTTTGACCAAGTCCGGAATCATCATAGGGATAGGCGAGGAACATGAGGAGATAATTGAACTGATGCAAGACCTAAAAGACATCAAGTGTGACCTGCTCACTATAGGACAGTATCTTTCTCCTTCGGATAAACATCTTCCGGTTGCGAAATATTATCCGCCTGAGGATTTTGAGAAGCTGAAGAAAATAGGTGAAGGGATGGGGTTTATGAAAGTGGAATCAGGTCCTCTGGTAAGAAGCTCGTATCATGCGGGAAAAACAGTCTATAGGCTAAAGTCTTAA